The following coding sequences are from one Roseburia hominis A2-183 window:
- a CDS encoding histidine phosphatase family protein, whose translation MNFYFTRHGETEWNVKKKIQGTTDIPLDEKGIQQAKRLAETLLEKQRNGELHLDRVYTSPQLRAAETARFSAEALGIDCIRLWDLREMDLGDWEGRNWDEIRETEAERHHIWDTHRRFCHTPGGECYNEVLRRTLAALEQTLAHEKDDVLVVTHSAVLMALRCYLANRPFDVMREYRTRNTELVRVTEEEIREAIRRYERAI comes from the coding sequence ATGAATTTTTACTTTACACGCCATGGCGAGACGGAATGGAATGTAAAAAAGAAGATACAGGGAACGACGGACATTCCGCTGGATGAGAAGGGAATACAGCAGGCGAAGCGGCTCGCAGAGACACTCTTAGAGAAGCAGCGAAACGGGGAGCTTCATCTGGACAGAGTCTACACGTCGCCGCAGCTTCGGGCGGCAGAGACAGCCCGTTTTTCCGCGGAGGCGCTGGGCATCGACTGCATCCGGCTCTGGGATCTGCGAGAGATGGATCTGGGAGACTGGGAAGGCAGGAACTGGGATGAGATAAGGGAGACGGAAGCAGAGCGGCATCACATCTGGGATACCCACAGGAGGTTCTGCCATACGCCGGGAGGAGAGTGCTATAACGAGGTGTTGCGGCGTACGCTGGCTGCGCTGGAACAGACTCTGGCGCACGAGAAGGACGACGTGCTTGTCGTGACGCACAGTGCGGTGCTGATGGCGCTGCGGTGTTATCTGGCGAACCGTCCGTTTGATGTGATGCGCGAATACCGGACGCGCAACACGGAACTTGTGCGGGTGACGGAGGAGGAGATCCGGGAGGCGATCCGCCGCTATGAGAGAGCAATATGA
- the atpC gene encoding ATP synthase F1 subunit epsilon produces the protein MADENKVFDVEIITPDRVFFTGTATMIEFNTAAGELGVYARHIPLTTVLAPGVVTIHKQGEEDIIAAVHSGFAEILPEKVTLLAEIAEWPNEIDKARAEAAKARAEERLANRTEAIDVKRAEFALRKALVRIDIAR, from the coding sequence ATGGCAGACGAGAACAAAGTATTTGACGTGGAGATCATTACGCCGGATCGTGTCTTTTTCACGGGAACGGCGACGATGATCGAATTTAATACGGCTGCCGGAGAGCTTGGAGTGTATGCGCGGCATATTCCTCTCACAACGGTTCTTGCGCCGGGGGTTGTAACGATCCACAAGCAGGGCGAGGAGGATATCATTGCTGCGGTTCATTCCGGGTTTGCAGAGATCCTGCCGGAAAAGGTAACACTTCTTGCAGAGATTGCTGAGTGGCCGAACGAGATCGACAAGGCGAGAGCGGAGGCGGCAAAAGCACGCGCTGAGGAGCGTCTTGCCAATCGGACAGAGGCGATTGATGTCAAGCGTGCCGAGTTTGCGCTGCGCAAGGCGCTGGTGCGTATCGATATTGCCAGATAA
- the atpD gene encoding F0F1 ATP synthase subunit beta has protein sequence MANNRGSQDCPGKITQIIGAVLDIKFPEGALPEINDAIRVPLKNGGELVVEASQHLGDDTVRCIAMGPTDGLVRGMEAIATGGPISVPVGENTLGRMFNVLGNPIDEIDAPKDVEHWPIHRPAPAFEDQATSQEMLETGIKVVDLLCPYQKGGKIGLFGGAGVGKTVLIQELIHNIATEHGGYSVFTGVGERTREGNDLYYEMKESGVIDKTTMVFGQMNEPPGARMRVALTGLTMAEYFRDKGGKDVLLFIDNIFRFTQAGSEVSALLGRMPSAVGYQPTLQTEMGALQERITSTKNGSITSVQAVYVPADDLTDPAPATTFAHLDATTVLDRSIVELGIYPAVDPLGSTSRILDPRIVGQEHFEVARGVQEILQKYKELQDIIAILGMDELSEDDKLVVNRARKIQRFLSQPFSVATQFTGLEGKYVPITETVRGFKEILEGKHDDIPESYFLNAGTIDEVREKYNNAQ, from the coding sequence ATGGCAAATAATAGAGGCAGTCAGGATTGCCCGGGTAAGATTACCCAGATTATTGGTGCCGTTCTGGATATCAAGTTTCCGGAAGGCGCGCTGCCGGAGATCAACGATGCAATCCGCGTTCCGTTAAAGAACGGTGGTGAGCTTGTCGTTGAGGCTTCCCAGCATCTGGGTGATGATACGGTCAGATGTATCGCCATGGGACCGACGGACGGACTTGTGCGCGGTATGGAGGCAATCGCCACGGGCGGACCGATCAGCGTGCCGGTCGGAGAGAATACGCTCGGACGCATGTTCAACGTTCTGGGTAATCCGATCGATGAGATCGACGCGCCGAAGGATGTCGAGCACTGGCCGATCCACAGACCGGCACCGGCATTCGAGGATCAGGCAACGTCGCAGGAAATGCTTGAGACCGGTATCAAGGTCGTAGATCTTCTCTGCCCGTATCAGAAGGGTGGTAAGATCGGACTTTTCGGCGGTGCAGGAGTAGGCAAGACGGTATTGATCCAGGAGCTGATCCACAACATAGCGACAGAGCATGGCGGATATTCCGTATTCACCGGTGTAGGTGAGCGTACCCGTGAGGGTAACGATCTCTACTACGAGATGAAGGAATCCGGCGTTATCGATAAGACGACCATGGTGTTCGGACAGATGAACGAGCCGCCGGGAGCGCGTATGCGGGTGGCGCTTACGGGACTTACCATGGCAGAGTATTTCCGTGACAAAGGTGGAAAGGATGTCCTCCTTTTCATCGACAACATTTTCCGTTTTACACAGGCAGGTTCCGAGGTGTCCGCACTCTTAGGACGTATGCCTTCTGCCGTTGGCTATCAGCCGACGTTACAGACGGAGATGGGTGCGCTCCAGGAGCGTATTACATCCACGAAGAACGGTTCCATCACATCCGTACAGGCAGTCTATGTACCGGCGGATGATCTTACGGATCCGGCACCGGCGACGACATTCGCACATCTGGATGCAACGACGGTTCTGGATCGTTCGATCGTAGAGCTTGGTATTTACCCTGCAGTGGATCCGCTTGGATCTACGTCGCGTATTCTGGATCCGCGTATCGTGGGTCAGGAGCATTTTGAGGTGGCGCGCGGTGTGCAGGAGATTTTACAGAAGTACAAGGAATTGCAGGACATTATCGCAATCTTGGGTATGGATGAGTTGTCTGAGGACGATAAGCTTGTCGTAAACCGTGCCAGAAAGATTCAGAGATTTTTATCCCAGCCGTTCTCTGTTGCAACACAGTTCACCGGTCTGGAAGGAAAATACGTTCCGATCACGGAGACGGTTCGCGGATTCAAGGAGATTCTGGAAGGAAAGCATGATGACATTCCGGAGAGTTACTTCTTAAATGCAGGAACCATTGATGAAGTGCGCGAAAAGTATAACAACGCACAGTAG